One Methylocaldum marinum DNA window includes the following coding sequences:
- a CDS encoding SagB/ThcOx family dehydrogenase: protein MRKALCGRDTPSFFMLRFALAAVLAAHATSPAARSVDTGRHRVIAAEIIVLPPPRIAGPMSLEETLNRRHSVREFLDKPISLGDVSQLLWAAQGISHEERLRTAPSAGALYPLALYLVGGDIVSLPSGVYRYLPHRHRLKVLRRGDFRADLAAAAMHQDWMKDSAAILVFAGVEERPTAKYGIRGRDYVHMEAGHAAQNVLLQAVALGLGGTPVGAFNDEWSANVLDLPEKEKPLYLVPIGKPR, encoded by the coding sequence ATGCGGAAGGCTCTCTGCGGACGAGACACGCCATCGTTTTTCATGCTGCGGTTCGCCCTGGCGGCCGTACTTGCGGCTCATGCGACTTCACCGGCCGCAAGATCGGTCGATACCGGAAGACATCGCGTGATTGCCGCCGAGATTATCGTGCTGCCCCCGCCACGAATCGCGGGTCCGATGTCGCTGGAAGAAACGCTGAACCGGCGCCATTCGGTCCGGGAGTTTCTCGACAAGCCGATTTCGTTGGGCGACGTGTCTCAGCTGTTATGGGCCGCTCAGGGGATTTCCCACGAGGAGCGGCTGCGGACCGCCCCTTCGGCGGGCGCACTTTATCCCCTGGCGCTTTACTTGGTGGGCGGCGACATCGTCAGTCTTCCGAGCGGTGTTTATCGGTATCTTCCTCACCGGCATCGGCTCAAGGTGCTTCGCCGCGGCGACTTTCGGGCTGATCTCGCCGCTGCGGCAATGCATCAGGATTGGATGAAAGACAGTGCTGCAATTCTCGTTTTCGCCGGCGTGGAGGAGCGTCCGACGGCAAAGTACGGCATTCGTGGCCGCGATTACGTCCACATGGAAGCCGGGCATGCGGCGCAAAACGTTTTACTCCAGGCCGTGGCCCTGGGGCTCGGCGGTACGCCGGTCGGAGCGTTCAATGACGAGTGGTCGGCGAACGTACTGGATCTGCCGGAGAAGGAAAAGCCCCTATATCTGGTACCGATCGGAAAGCCGCGCTGA
- a CDS encoding L-threonylcarbamoyladenylate synthase: protein MAQYFQIHPDNPQVRLIRRSVEIIRDEGVIVFPTDSSYALGCRMDNKTGLDRIRRIRQLEEDHNFTLVCRDLSQISTFAKINNEAFRLIKSLTPGPFTFILKATRETPRRLQHSKRKTIGIRLPDNPITLALVAELNEPLFSSTLILPGEDDAMSDPEDIRDRLEKEVDLIVDAGVVPYTPTTIIGFMEDTPEIVRQGSGIVTSLQ from the coding sequence ATGGCTCAGTATTTTCAGATTCATCCGGATAATCCGCAGGTTCGGCTGATCCGCCGCAGCGTCGAGATCATTCGCGACGAGGGTGTGATCGTTTTTCCGACCGATTCGTCGTATGCGCTCGGCTGCCGGATGGATAACAAGACCGGGTTGGACCGCATCCGCCGAATACGCCAGCTGGAGGAAGATCACAATTTTACCCTGGTCTGCAGGGATCTTTCGCAGATATCGACTTTCGCGAAGATCAACAACGAAGCCTTCCGGCTGATCAAATCACTGACGCCGGGGCCGTTTACCTTCATCCTCAAGGCGACCCGTGAGACGCCGCGCCGTCTGCAGCATTCCAAGCGCAAAACTATCGGTATTCGCCTGCCGGACAACCCGATCACGCTGGCGCTCGTGGCGGAGTTGAACGAGCCCTTGTTCAGTTCGACTCTGATTCTGCCCGGAGAGGATGATGCCATGAGCGATCCCGAAGACATTCGCGACCGCCTTGAAAAAGAGGTGGATCTCATCGTCGATGCCGGGGTGGTTCCCTATACGCCGACCACTATTATCGGCTTCATGGAGGATACGCCCGAGATCGTCCGGCAAGGATCGGGCATCGTCACCTCGCTTCAGTAA
- a CDS encoding DUF6763 family protein: MNSEADPIVGNWYRHLDKGQTFQVVFVDEDADSVEIQHFDGDVEEMDLDSWYRLDILPIEAPENWSGPVDVSEMDDLTGTEVSDTLPEDWAEPLEEIKKTPERPNEERSEETGDDWGEGFPEEEPLEQEPSEQTPEELGEEKPRQESTAPWK, from the coding sequence ATGAATTCTGAAGCGGACCCGATCGTTGGCAATTGGTATAGACACCTGGATAAAGGACAAACCTTTCAGGTCGTTTTCGTGGACGAAGATGCGGATTCGGTAGAGATCCAGCATTTCGACGGCGACGTCGAAGAGATGGATTTGGATAGCTGGTACCGGCTCGATATTCTGCCGATCGAAGCACCGGAAAATTGGAGCGGGCCGGTGGACGTTTCGGAGATGGACGATCTCACCGGCACCGAAGTGTCCGATACCCTCCCCGAAGATTGGGCCGAACCCCTGGAAGAAATCAAGAAGACGCCGGAGCGGCCTAACGAAGAGCGCTCGGAAGAAACGGGAGACGACTGGGGCGAAGGATTTCCGGAAGAAGAACCCTTGGAACAGGAGCCTTCGGAGCAGACGCCGGAAGAGCTCGGCGAGGAAAAGCCGCGCCAAGAAAGCACGGCCCCTTGGAAATAG
- a CDS encoding tetratricopeptide repeat protein, which yields MTKAYRPIFVAGLLLQAACVSVSNQPSGPYQPGQIPGESTVERQLVRPPAIAREVPPAPKVRPPARTESVASSPAVLALLSEAENNRKAGQLDNAASALERGIRIQPRNPLLWHQLAEVRLQQQQPGLAEDLAKKSNQLARGSQPLTQKNWSIIARARRAKGDMTGAAKAELQAGY from the coding sequence ATGACCAAAGCCTATCGTCCCATTTTCGTTGCGGGGCTGCTTTTGCAAGCCGCCTGCGTCAGCGTATCGAATCAGCCGAGCGGGCCTTATCAGCCCGGCCAAATACCGGGTGAATCCACCGTCGAGCGGCAGTTGGTGCGCCCTCCGGCCATTGCCAGAGAAGTACCGCCGGCGCCGAAAGTCAGACCGCCCGCCAGAACCGAATCCGTCGCTTCATCGCCCGCTGTTCTTGCCCTGCTGAGCGAAGCCGAGAATAACCGCAAAGCGGGGCAATTGGACAATGCCGCCTCCGCGTTGGAAAGGGGTATACGGATTCAGCCGCGCAATCCGCTGCTTTGGCACCAACTGGCCGAGGTTCGGCTGCAACAGCAACAGCCCGGTCTTGCCGAGGATTTGGCGAAAAAGTCGAACCAGCTCGCCAGAGGAAGCCAGCCGCTGACCCAAAAGAATTGGTCCATCATCGCTCGAGCGCGCCGGGCTAAGGGCGATATGACCGGCGCGGCGAAAGCGGAGCTCCAGGCCGGTTACTGA
- a CDS encoding site-2 protease family protein — translation MEELTFAQRVAVWILPVLFAITLHEVAHGWVARLLGDNTAARLGRLSLNPMHHIDPIGTVLLPGLLLAVGGIIFGWARPVPVDFGKLRHPKRDMALVAVAGPTANLLMAIGWALVARLASAVDFEYVSVPLGLMGIAGIVINIVLMLLNLLPIPPLDGGRIAASLMPTRMAIKFSQIEPYGFFILLALIASGGLSMILGFPIHVMQRLLFGFAGL, via the coding sequence ATGGAAGAACTTACCTTTGCTCAACGTGTCGCCGTTTGGATTCTCCCGGTTCTTTTCGCCATCACCCTGCATGAAGTGGCGCACGGCTGGGTCGCCAGGCTGCTGGGCGACAACACGGCAGCCCGGCTCGGGCGTCTGTCCTTGAACCCGATGCATCACATTGACCCCATCGGTACCGTGCTGCTGCCCGGACTGTTGTTAGCGGTGGGCGGCATTATTTTCGGCTGGGCCCGACCCGTGCCGGTGGACTTCGGCAAGCTGCGGCACCCGAAACGCGACATGGCGCTGGTCGCCGTGGCGGGCCCCACCGCCAATCTTCTGATGGCGATCGGCTGGGCGCTCGTCGCCCGTTTGGCCAGTGCCGTGGATTTCGAGTACGTGTCGGTGCCGCTTGGACTCATGGGTATCGCGGGCATCGTGATCAATATTGTGTTGATGCTCTTGAATCTTCTTCCGATTCCACCGCTCGACGGAGGGCGGATCGCGGCAAGTTTAATGCCGACCAGGATGGCCATAAAATTCAGCCAGATCGAACCCTACGGTTTCTTCATTCTGTTGGCTCTGATCGCCAGCGGAGGACTGTCCATGATTCTGGGTTTTCCGATTCACGTCATGCAGCGCTTGCTGTTCGGTTTCGCCGGTCTGTAG
- a CDS encoding protein-L-isoaspartate(D-aspartate) O-methyltransferase — protein sequence MTKLSQMMREIEEEVALTRTLTGIDRLSARVLDAMRRIPRDRFVPSESKAYAYENGPLSIGYGQTISQPYMVALMTDLLDPQPDDVVLEIGTGSCYQAAVLSLLVKQVYSVEIVEELAEQAKERLKRLGYANVAVRVGDGYYGWPEHAPYDGIIVTAAAPYFPEPLLAQLKAGGRMVIPIGLPYHHQELMLVEKNAQGQIETRSILDVAFVPLIGDTMNEPERESVTRIHQTDTDGERQ from the coding sequence ATGACGAAATTGTCTCAAATGATGCGCGAGATCGAGGAGGAGGTCGCACTCACTCGAACTTTGACCGGCATAGACAGATTGAGTGCGAGAGTACTCGATGCGATGCGAAGAATTCCCCGCGACCGTTTCGTGCCTTCCGAGTCCAAGGCTTACGCTTACGAGAATGGACCCTTGTCCATCGGTTATGGTCAAACCATTTCACAGCCGTACATGGTGGCTTTGATGACCGATCTGCTCGATCCCCAACCGGACGATGTCGTTCTCGAAATCGGGACTGGTTCCTGCTATCAGGCCGCCGTGCTGTCGCTGTTGGTGAAACAGGTTTACTCGGTGGAAATCGTGGAGGAGCTCGCAGAGCAGGCCAAGGAACGGCTGAAACGTCTCGGATATGCCAACGTCGCAGTGCGTGTCGGCGACGGTTATTACGGCTGGCCGGAGCATGCACCTTATGACGGGATTATCGTCACCGCGGCCGCTCCGTATTTTCCGGAACCCTTGCTGGCTCAACTCAAGGCCGGAGGCAGAATGGTGATCCCGATCGGGCTGCCCTATCATCACCAGGAATTGATGCTGGTGGAAAAGAACGCGCAAGGCCAAATAGAAACCCGGAGCATCCTGGACGTCGCCTTCGTGCCCCTTATCGGGGATACGATGAACGAACCGGAGCGCGAATCCGTCACGCGCATTCACCAGACGGATACGGATGGAGAACGACAATGA
- a CDS encoding ATP-dependent DNA helicase yields the protein MRDFYRILGAEGPFAQCLPGFRPRQAQAEMAQAVKQAMDSKCSLVAEAGTGTGKTLAYLAPAALSGKKVIVSTATKTLQDQLFRKDLPLVRRAVAVPFKAVLLKGRANYLCPYRLENTLGFKVGYGAREASALEAIRRWSRITRTGDVAEVADVPESSMLWPSVTSTGDNCLGQECPKYEDCFLVKARRSAQDAEILVINHHLLWADWTLKNDGFGELLPDCEAIVVDEAHQFVESAAQFLGLSISSRQLHGLADDILMERLKNAKDMPQLLEQAELLEQSAAELRLALGEPSRREAWHRVASDSAVTEKLAELRRHLRGLEGVLKEAAVRGKGLESCWKRCTELGTRLDTFDKDEGTEAVRWFEVYKHSFSLNRTPLAIAGEFARFRKHSQAAWIFASATLTVSGRFDHFVGQLGLAGAECRAWESPFDYRNRCLLFLPPGLPDPATDGFTRAVVAAALPVLKASRGRAFMLFTSHQALSEAAALIARHLDYPLFVQGERPKAVLLETFKQAGNGILLGTGSFWEGVDVPGPALSCVIIDKLPFASPSDPVLNARLETLRRSGLNPFATYQLPAATIALKQGVGRLIRDQEDRGVLMLCDPRILSRSYGKVFLNSLPDMPRTRSLADVQRFFSSDIEEIAV from the coding sequence TTGCGGGATTTTTATCGGATCTTGGGGGCGGAAGGCCCTTTCGCCCAGTGCTTGCCTGGGTTTCGTCCGCGCCAGGCGCAGGCGGAGATGGCGCAGGCGGTCAAGCAGGCCATGGATAGTAAATGCAGTCTGGTTGCGGAAGCGGGAACCGGCACCGGCAAGACTTTGGCCTATCTGGCTCCGGCGGCTCTATCGGGCAAGAAGGTTATCGTTTCGACCGCTACCAAGACGCTTCAGGATCAACTTTTTCGCAAGGATTTGCCCCTGGTGCGGCGAGCGGTGGCCGTGCCGTTCAAGGCCGTGCTCCTGAAGGGGCGGGCCAATTATCTGTGCCCCTATCGTCTGGAAAATACCCTGGGATTCAAGGTCGGGTACGGAGCGCGCGAGGCCTCCGCCCTGGAGGCCATACGGCGCTGGAGCAGAATTACCCGAACCGGCGACGTGGCGGAAGTGGCGGATGTGCCGGAATCCTCGATGCTTTGGCCGTCGGTGACCTCGACCGGCGACAACTGCCTGGGCCAGGAATGTCCAAAATATGAAGACTGCTTTCTGGTGAAAGCGCGCCGGAGCGCCCAGGATGCCGAAATTCTGGTGATCAATCATCATCTCCTGTGGGCCGACTGGACCTTGAAGAACGACGGTTTCGGCGAGCTTTTGCCGGACTGCGAAGCGATCGTGGTGGACGAGGCCCACCAATTCGTCGAGTCGGCCGCACAGTTCCTCGGCTTGAGCATCAGCTCGCGTCAGCTGCACGGCTTGGCGGACGACATCCTGATGGAGCGCCTCAAGAACGCGAAAGACATGCCGCAGTTGCTCGAACAGGCCGAATTGCTGGAGCAGTCGGCAGCGGAGTTGCGGCTGGCCTTGGGTGAACCGTCGCGGCGCGAGGCCTGGCATCGGGTGGCGAGCGATTCGGCGGTGACCGAAAAACTGGCGGAACTGCGCCGGCATTTGCGCGGCCTCGAGGGCGTCCTGAAGGAAGCGGCGGTTCGCGGCAAGGGCTTGGAATCGTGCTGGAAACGTTGTACGGAGCTGGGCACTCGCCTGGACACCTTCGATAAGGACGAAGGCACCGAGGCCGTACGCTGGTTCGAAGTGTACAAGCACAGTTTTTCCCTTAACCGTACCCCCTTGGCCATAGCCGGCGAATTCGCGCGGTTTCGCAAACACAGCCAGGCGGCCTGGATCTTCGCATCGGCAACGCTCACGGTAAGCGGCCGATTCGATCATTTCGTCGGCCAATTGGGGCTGGCCGGAGCGGAATGCCGAGCCTGGGAAAGCCCGTTCGATTACCGAAACCGGTGTCTTCTCTTTTTGCCGCCGGGGCTGCCGGACCCGGCCACCGACGGCTTCACCCGTGCCGTGGTGGCTGCTGCGTTGCCGGTACTGAAAGCCAGCCGCGGCAGGGCATTCATGTTGTTTACCTCGCATCAGGCCTTGTCCGAAGCGGCCGCGCTGATTGCCCGGCATCTCGACTATCCGCTGTTCGTTCAGGGCGAGCGGCCGAAGGCGGTGCTCCTGGAAACATTCAAGCAGGCGGGCAACGGCATTCTGCTCGGTACCGGAAGTTTTTGGGAAGGGGTGGACGTTCCGGGGCCGGCGCTGTCCTGTGTCATCATCGACAAATTGCCGTTTGCTTCGCCCAGCGACCCGGTGCTCAATGCCAGGCTCGAGACTTTGCGCCGCAGCGGGCTGAATCCGTTCGCCACCTATCAGCTGCCGGCCGCGACCATCGCGCTCAAGCAGGGCGTGGGACGGTTGATCCGGGACCAGGAGGACCGCGGCGTGCTAATGTTGTGCGATCCGCGCATCCTGTCCCGATCCTACGGGAAGGTGTTTCTGAACAGCCTGCCGGATATGCCGAGGACTCGTTCGCTCGCCGACGTGCAGCGGTTTTTCTCCAGTGATATCGAAGAGATTGCGGTATGA
- a CDS encoding segregation and condensation protein A produces MAPLAVVNGSPFTELPEDLYIPPDALEVILETFEGPLDLLLYLIRRENLSVVDIPIADITRQYIAYIEMMSELRIELAAEYLLMAAILAEIKSRMLLPRPVRLEQEEEDPRAELVRRLQEYERYKHAAQELDALPRCERDVFETSADTGAIKVKKVYPEVDLKEVLLAFQEVLRRAERLTHHQIKREPLSVRERMASILARLQTHLPVPFSSLFERKEGRHGAVVSLLAILELSKERLIEIIQEEPMGDLQVRPLVASGAD; encoded by the coding sequence ATGGCGCCGTTGGCCGTGGTCAACGGCTCGCCCTTCACGGAGTTGCCGGAAGACCTCTATATCCCGCCCGATGCGCTGGAAGTCATTCTGGAGACTTTCGAAGGTCCGCTCGATCTTCTGCTTTATCTGATCCGCCGGGAAAACCTGTCGGTCGTGGATATTCCGATCGCCGACATCACGCGGCAGTACATCGCCTATATCGAAATGATGAGCGAACTTCGAATCGAGCTGGCCGCCGAATACCTGCTGATGGCGGCCATTCTGGCCGAGATCAAGTCCCGCATGTTGCTGCCCCGCCCGGTACGCCTGGAGCAGGAAGAAGAGGATCCCCGTGCCGAGCTGGTGCGGCGGCTTCAGGAGTACGAACGCTACAAGCATGCCGCCCAGGAGCTCGATGCCTTGCCGCGGTGCGAGCGCGACGTGTTCGAAACCTCTGCGGATACCGGAGCGATCAAGGTCAAGAAGGTTTATCCCGAAGTAGACCTGAAGGAGGTACTTCTGGCTTTCCAGGAAGTATTGCGGCGCGCCGAGCGGCTGACGCATCATCAGATCAAACGCGAGCCTCTGTCGGTACGCGAGCGCATGGCGAGCATACTGGCTCGACTGCAAACCCACTTGCCGGTCCCGTTTTCCAGCTTGTTCGAACGCAAGGAGGGGCGGCACGGTGCCGTCGTTTCGCTGCTGGCTATCCTGGAGCTCAGCAAGGAGCGTTTGATCGAGATCATTCAGGAGGAACCCATGGGCGACTTGCAAGTCAGACCTTTGGTGGCTTCCGGTGCCGATTGA
- a CDS encoding DUF1015 domain-containing protein: MPLIRPFAALRPAPGRAADVIAPPYDVLNTVEARTLAAGRPWSFLHISKPEIDLPPETDPHAAAVYAKAAENLKRMIESGVLARDQRPLYYAYRLVMGDHVQLGLVATASVAAYDANRIRKHEFTRPDKEDDRVRQILALNAQTGPVLLAYPDAPEVDRLLAESAEQPPEAEAAAESGVRHTLWAIRDETVIARLSELFEAMPALYIADGHHRSAAASRVAASRRPSGPGHTGNESHEYFLSVIFPHNQMRIMDYNRLVKDLNHLSEAGFLNRVSERFAIEKADNPVKPGNPGEFGLYLGGHWYKLTIRSDLIPADPVARLDVSLLQDNLISPVLGISDPRRDRRIDFVGGVRGLHELERRVDSGEMALAFSLHPTRMEDLMAVADAGQVMPPKSTWFEPKLVDGLASHILD; encoded by the coding sequence ATGCCCCTCATCCGACCGTTCGCCGCACTTCGTCCGGCACCTGGCCGCGCAGCCGACGTCATCGCCCCGCCCTACGACGTATTGAATACCGTGGAAGCCAGAACCCTGGCGGCGGGTCGACCCTGGAGTTTCCTGCACATTTCCAAGCCGGAGATCGATTTGCCCCCGGAAACCGATCCCCATGCCGCCGCGGTTTATGCGAAAGCCGCGGAGAATCTGAAACGGATGATCGAGTCCGGCGTCCTGGCGCGCGACCAACGACCGCTCTATTACGCCTACCGCCTGGTCATGGGCGATCACGTTCAATTGGGCCTGGTGGCGACGGCCAGCGTCGCCGCGTACGATGCCAATCGTATCCGCAAACACGAGTTCACCCGTCCCGACAAGGAGGACGACCGGGTGCGCCAGATCTTGGCGCTGAACGCTCAAACCGGGCCAGTGCTATTGGCTTATCCCGACGCGCCCGAAGTCGACCGGCTGCTGGCCGAATCCGCAGAGCAGCCTCCCGAAGCCGAGGCCGCAGCGGAATCCGGAGTGCGCCATACGCTTTGGGCGATTCGCGACGAAACCGTCATCGCCCGCCTGAGCGAACTGTTCGAAGCCATGCCGGCGCTTTATATCGCCGACGGACACCACCGATCCGCGGCCGCTTCTCGAGTCGCGGCTTCACGCAGGCCATCCGGCCCCGGCCACACCGGAAACGAAAGCCATGAATACTTCCTGTCGGTGATATTTCCCCACAACCAGATGCGCATCATGGATTACAACCGGCTGGTCAAGGACTTGAATCACTTAAGCGAAGCCGGGTTTCTGAACCGGGTCTCCGAGCGGTTTGCGATAGAAAAAGCCGACAATCCGGTAAAGCCGGGAAATCCCGGCGAATTCGGTCTGTATCTCGGCGGACACTGGTACAAGCTGACCATACGATCCGATTTGATACCGGCGGATCCGGTCGCACGGCTCGACGTCAGCCTCCTGCAGGACAATCTGATTTCGCCTGTTCTCGGCATCAGCGATCCCCGCCGCGATCGGCGGATCGACTTCGTCGGGGGAGTCCGGGGCCTTCACGAACTCGAACGCCGGGTCGACTCGGGTGAAATGGCCCTGGCGTTTTCGCTGCATCCGACCCGCATGGAGGATCTGATGGCCGTGGCCGACGCGGGACAAGTCATGCCCCCGAAATCGACCTGGTTCGAACCGAAACTGGTGGACGGCCTAGCCTCTCATATCCTGGATTAG
- a CDS encoding carbohydrate kinase family protein → MATPLTEIALPLIGLAKQRGATVSCDLDEGPSPEMIPRLDWVFMNHTELRRWTGSNDLRKARKRLAPATVLIVTLGSRGAVAVGPAGDFTHPAFPASIIDRTGGGDAFDAGFLYGLARGAGPEACLRLGLLLASHVIARQGSRPGDVEPARLLGTDLRHS, encoded by the coding sequence GTGGCGACGCCTTTGACCGAGATCGCTTTGCCCTTGATCGGTCTAGCCAAACAACGGGGCGCAACCGTCTCTTGCGATCTGGATGAAGGCCCCTCTCCGGAAATGATCCCCCGGCTGGACTGGGTGTTCATGAATCACACCGAATTGCGCCGCTGGACCGGATCGAATGATCTCCGGAAAGCCCGGAAACGGCTGGCGCCCGCAACCGTTCTGATCGTTACCCTGGGCTCCCGGGGTGCTGTGGCCGTGGGGCCGGCCGGAGACTTTACCCATCCTGCGTTTCCGGCGAGCATCATCGACCGAACCGGCGGCGGCGATGCTTTCGATGCCGGGTTTCTATACGGGCTTGCCCGCGGAGCCGGACCGGAAGCCTGCTTGCGCCTGGGCTTGCTCTTGGCCTCACACGTGATTGCACGCCAGGGCAGCCGTCCCGGCGATGTCGAGCCCGCACGGCTCCTGGGTACCGACCTTCGGCATTCCTGA
- the lgt gene encoding prolipoprotein diacylglyceryl transferase codes for MLWDISPIAFTISIGALHLPVHWYGLFFSSTFVYGLFVFRYLFRREGRPQDEVYDLVLFVLAGTVIGARLGHVLFYDPVRYLTHPWKIFAVWEGGLASHGAVIGILIAVWLYSRRATDQSFLWVCDRIGVTVPLSGCLIRIGNFFNSEILGRPADVPWAVIFARVDLLPRHPVQLYEAFCYLLIFLIQFRFYLKRGNSVPAGHMFGRFFILVFSTRFVLEFFKESQAAFETGWTISVGQWLSIPAVLVGIYLTWRARQLQRMFGVGWDTEPRRPDSPDA; via the coding sequence ATGTTATGGGATATATCTCCGATCGCCTTCACCATTTCCATAGGCGCTCTGCATCTTCCTGTCCACTGGTACGGACTTTTCTTCTCTTCGACGTTTGTCTACGGTCTGTTCGTCTTCCGCTATTTGTTTCGTCGAGAGGGGCGGCCGCAGGACGAGGTTTACGACCTGGTGCTGTTCGTTCTCGCCGGAACCGTGATCGGCGCGCGCTTGGGCCATGTGCTGTTCTACGATCCGGTGCGGTATCTGACGCATCCGTGGAAGATCTTCGCGGTATGGGAGGGCGGGCTCGCAAGCCACGGGGCGGTAATCGGCATTTTGATCGCAGTCTGGCTGTACTCCCGCCGGGCTACCGATCAATCCTTTCTCTGGGTTTGCGATCGAATCGGGGTCACCGTGCCCTTGTCCGGCTGCTTGATCCGCATCGGCAATTTCTTCAATTCGGAAATTCTCGGCCGGCCCGCCGACGTCCCCTGGGCGGTGATCTTCGCTCGGGTCGATCTGCTGCCCCGCCATCCGGTACAGCTTTACGAGGCTTTCTGTTACCTGCTGATTTTCCTGATCCAGTTCCGTTTTTATCTCAAGCGTGGGAATAGCGTGCCGGCGGGGCATATGTTCGGACGTTTTTTCATTCTGGTGTTCAGTACCCGCTTCGTCCTTGAATTTTTCAAGGAAAGCCAAGCCGCGTTCGAGACCGGCTGGACGATTTCCGTGGGCCAATGGCTCAGTATTCCGGCAGTGCTGGTCGGGATTTATCTGACATGGCGGGCGCGGCAGTTGCAACGGATGTTCGGAGTCGGCTGGGATACCGAACCGCGCCGGCCCGACAGTCCGGATGCCTGA
- a CDS encoding TraR/DksA family transcriptional regulator — MNACLSDAQINELKQDLNCRFGELREEIRQELLASDNEQYVDLAGQVHDMEEESVADLLVDLNLAIIDRHIRELQAIDAALLRIANNEYGICIDCDGEIGYPRLKANPAAARCHDCQERYEHTHAASKTS, encoded by the coding sequence ATGAACGCATGCCTATCGGACGCCCAGATCAACGAACTGAAACAAGATTTGAACTGCCGCTTCGGAGAGCTCAGGGAAGAAATCCGCCAGGAACTCCTGGCCTCGGACAACGAGCAATACGTCGATCTCGCCGGACAAGTCCACGACATGGAGGAGGAATCCGTCGCGGACCTGCTGGTGGACCTCAACCTGGCGATCATCGATCGGCACATTCGCGAACTGCAGGCGATAGACGCCGCCCTGCTCAGAATTGCCAACAACGAGTACGGCATTTGTATCGACTGCGACGGGGAAATCGGCTATCCGCGGCTGAAAGCCAATCCCGCCGCCGCGAGATGCCACGACTGCCAGGAGCGATACGAACACACCCATGCCGCGTCGAAGACAAGCTGA
- the tsaB gene encoding tRNA (adenosine(37)-N6)-threonylcarbamoyltransferase complex dimerization subunit type 1 TsaB, producing MKILAIETATEACSAALLVDDTVLERYELAPRQHNRLILPMIDSLLAEAGITIFQVDALAFGRGPGSFTGVRIAAGVTQGIAFGADLPVVPISTLATLAQAVFTWAPEPVAFPCIDARMGEVYWAVYRRGESGMAELLGEEAVLSAGRVWFPDQAEGIGIGSGWKTYGSVLRERLGRGLVSILPDRFPRAAMVARLGDHAFRRGVFVEPDQALPVYLRDNVAKKPGPRFG from the coding sequence ATGAAGATTCTGGCCATCGAGACTGCCACGGAAGCGTGTTCGGCCGCCTTGCTGGTCGACGATACCGTGCTCGAACGTTACGAGTTGGCGCCGCGACAGCATAATCGGCTGATTCTGCCGATGATCGATTCTTTGTTGGCCGAAGCGGGGATCACGATTTTCCAGGTCGACGCGCTCGCTTTCGGACGAGGACCGGGTTCATTTACCGGAGTCCGTATCGCGGCCGGTGTGACTCAGGGCATCGCGTTCGGCGCCGATCTCCCGGTAGTTCCGATTTCGACGCTGGCAACCCTGGCGCAGGCTGTCTTCACCTGGGCTCCGGAACCTGTCGCGTTTCCTTGCATCGATGCGCGCATGGGAGAAGTGTACTGGGCGGTTTACCGCAGGGGAGAATCCGGGATGGCTGAGCTTCTCGGCGAGGAAGCGGTGCTGTCCGCGGGTCGGGTCTGGTTCCCCGATCAAGCCGAAGGCATCGGCATCGGCAGCGGCTGGAAGACCTACGGATCCGTTCTCCGGGAGCGTTTGGGCAGAGGCCTCGTGAGTATTCTGCCCGACCGCTTCCCGCGCGCGGCCATGGTCGCCCGTCTCGGAGACCATGCTTTTCGCCGGGGTGTGTTCGTGGAGCCGGATCAGGCGTTGCCGGTTTATCTGCGCGATAACGTGGCGAAAAAGCCGGGGCCCCGTTTCGGCTGA